A genomic region of Persephonella marina EX-H1 contains the following coding sequences:
- the purF gene encoding amidophosphoribosyltransferase, with product MCGVFGVFNNSLASHMTFLGLHALQHRGQESAGIAVSDGYDINLRTGEGLVTKALKEKDLQELKGDIAIGHVRYSTAGGSNPKNIQPFFAHFYGGSFAIAHNGNLVNAEQIREDLEKNGAIFRSTSDTEVFIHLIAKAKEPPPSHIMLHENDRDFLPLIFSAMNKVKGAYSLLILREKQLIAVRDPYGFRPLVLGKNRSGSYFIASETCALDIVDAEYLRDIKPGEVFVIDDSGMRSYFPLDHADNPRKCIFEFVYFARPDSMIFQDWVYEIRKEMGRTLAREFKVDADYVVPVLDSGLLAAKGYSEESGIPLEIGLIRNHYVGRSFIQPKQEIRDLSVKLKLNPVRQVVEGKRLVVIDDSLVRGTTSKKIVNMLRKAGAKEIHFLLSSPPVISPCYYGIDTPTKEELIAANMSIEQIRDYIGVDSLYYLSLEGMIGAANKFRQKGFCTACFTGNYPVF from the coding sequence ATGTGCGGAGTTTTTGGCGTTTTTAATAACTCACTTGCGTCACATATGACATTTTTAGGACTTCACGCCCTTCAACACAGAGGTCAGGAGTCTGCAGGTATAGCCGTTTCAGATGGTTATGATATAAACCTTAGAACTGGTGAAGGACTTGTTACAAAAGCCCTTAAGGAAAAGGATCTTCAGGAGCTGAAGGGAGATATAGCTATAGGTCATGTAAGATACTCAACAGCTGGTGGTTCAAATCCAAAAAATATTCAGCCTTTCTTTGCCCATTTCTACGGCGGTTCTTTTGCGATCGCACACAACGGTAACCTTGTTAATGCAGAACAGATAAGGGAAGATCTTGAGAAAAACGGCGCTATTTTCAGATCAACGTCAGATACAGAGGTTTTTATACACCTGATAGCAAAGGCTAAAGAACCACCACCTTCACATATAATGCTCCATGAGAATGACAGGGATTTCCTTCCACTCATATTCTCCGCTATGAATAAGGTCAAAGGTGCTTACTCACTTCTTATACTCAGGGAAAAACAGCTTATAGCTGTAAGGGATCCTTACGGTTTCAGACCTCTTGTTCTTGGTAAAAACAGATCAGGCAGTTATTTTATAGCATCTGAAACATGTGCCCTTGATATTGTTGATGCTGAATACCTGAGGGATATAAAACCCGGTGAGGTTTTTGTTATAGATGATTCAGGGATGAGATCCTACTTTCCACTTGATCATGCCGACAATCCGAGAAAATGCATATTTGAGTTTGTATACTTTGCAAGGCCTGACAGTATGATATTTCAGGACTGGGTTTATGAGATAAGAAAGGAGATGGGAAGAACCCTTGCAAGGGAGTTTAAGGTTGATGCCGATTATGTTGTTCCTGTCCTTGATTCAGGCCTTTTAGCAGCGAAAGGGTACTCTGAGGAGAGCGGTATTCCCCTTGAGATAGGACTTATAAGAAACCATTATGTTGGTAGAAGTTTTATACAGCCAAAACAGGAGATAAGAGATCTTAGCGTTAAATTAAAATTGAACCCTGTCAGACAGGTTGTTGAGGGAAAAAGGCTGGTTGTTATTGATGACTCTCTTGTAAGGGGAACAACAAGTAAAAAGATAGTGAATATGCTGAGAAAGGCGGGGGCTAAGGAGATACATTTCTTATTAAGCTCACCACCTGTTATAAGCCCGTGCTATTACGGTATAGACACACCAACAAAAGAGGAGCTTATAGCTGCTAATATGAGTATAGAACAGATAAGGGATTATATCGGTGTTGACAGCCTGTACTATCTATCCCTTGAAGGTATGATAGGAGCTGCAAATAAGTTCAGGCAGAAAGGTTTTTGCACAGCATGTTTTACAGGAAACTACCCTGTGTTCTGA
- a CDS encoding M24 family metallopeptidase has product MPNLDKIHNKIRKEGLDSFFFTGSADIFYMTYFSSTNAFVLLTDRDRFFITDGRYYEAAKEKLKDWNVILLGENDKKHIDHLKEILKDLGGKKIGFQEDKVTVSFFKKLTEDRDFRSAFVGYEGFLNDIRMVKTEKEIEIIKEAVKKTDIIFSKIVQEIKDLKTELDVRRRIIDLIFQMKGTGESFPSIVASGEHSAIPHYETSDHRVKWNSPLLIDMGMRYKGYCSDFTRTLFLGNVDPELKKVYEIVKEAHLSAVEKVKAGLPVKEIDLAARDVIQKSGYGDYFIHSTGHGVGIEIHEAPRISKNSEEIIRENTVFTIEPGIYLPGKGGVRLENIVVCRKDKAEVLTTTALDILLVQ; this is encoded by the coding sequence ATGCCAAATTTAGATAAGATCCATAACAAAATAAGAAAAGAGGGTCTGGATTCCTTTTTCTTTACAGGATCTGCTGATATTTTTTATATGACATACTTCAGTTCAACAAACGCTTTTGTTTTACTAACAGATAGAGACAGATTCTTTATCACAGACGGAAGATACTACGAAGCCGCAAAAGAAAAGCTAAAAGACTGGAATGTTATTCTTCTAGGGGAGAATGATAAAAAACATATAGATCACCTGAAAGAGATACTTAAAGATTTAGGTGGAAAAAAGATAGGATTTCAGGAGGATAAGGTAACAGTATCATTCTTCAAAAAACTTACAGAGGATAGGGATTTCAGATCAGCATTTGTTGGATATGAAGGCTTTTTGAACGATATCAGAATGGTAAAGACGGAAAAAGAGATTGAAATTATAAAGGAGGCTGTTAAAAAAACGGACATAATTTTCTCAAAGATCGTTCAGGAGATAAAGGATCTCAAAACTGAACTTGATGTAAGGAGAAGGATAATAGACCTGATATTCCAGATGAAAGGAACAGGTGAGAGCTTCCCCTCAATAGTTGCTTCCGGAGAACATTCTGCCATTCCCCATTACGAAACCTCTGATCACAGGGTAAAGTGGAACTCTCCTCTACTTATAGATATGGGAATGAGATATAAAGGTTACTGTTCAGATTTTACAAGAACTTTATTTCTTGGGAATGTAGATCCCGAACTTAAAAAAGTGTACGAGATAGTAAAAGAAGCACATCTCTCAGCAGTGGAAAAAGTAAAAGCCGGTCTCCCTGTTAAGGAGATAGATCTGGCTGCAAGAGATGTTATACAGAAATCTGGCTACGGTGATTACTTTATCCATTCTACAGGGCATGGCGTTGGTATTGAGATACACGAAGCCCCGAGAATCTCAAAAAACTCGGAAGAGATAATCCGGGAAAACACTGTGTTTACCATTGAACCCGGTATATACCTACCTGGTAAAGGTGGTGTCAGACTTGAGAATATTGTTGTATGCAGAAAAGATAAGGCAGAGGTACTAACAACAACAGCTCTTGATATCTTACTTGTCCAGTAA
- a CDS encoding EAL domain-containing protein codes for MISLSYLTHYIEPIIDKYKEDILKDKNLSEFFESDQEIEDVADKIKHFLEEAFKKEDEDEIKELFFALGYSHASKDVPFVNVVSGLNYIKNEIYKKIFEDDQYKLLVPFLNTFFDIGINYFSKGYLHYNVESFINEYEIFDIWRYKDYKRYLIEWAINISKYIDGKSAKLPELDPEKCDLYKVLSSFDFQVKCPDKDTYEQILRVHKAVHNIGRSVVYYVNSKRYMEAYFLYKTFLAEVYRLLNDIDTVNFMFEMNKEDIFFKTILEKTKKETPYITIINVRNLKIINKFYGTETGDKVLHSVTRILHEMLDFSQNIFIKGYSGDFYILHRYRLQHPYNFGRFLKKSLESIVIKNSIDIKFKVSIAILEIGDILDKKELRKILNHAIQKAKEIPDEVIFFSKKQIEEQFFSEIHTVFKNVTVIEKAFKENRIDVFFQPIVSLSTGKVNHLEALARINQGDRFIPAGAFIDLIYDMNLIQELDLSVLRKVYDYRKYIQKITDTIFINVSAASISSPEFVKELVQKISRMKKEGIETIIELTEQSFLENIDLIKFLRKEQNFIFAVDDFGTGYSSVRTVYDLSEIDAIRYLKIDGSLIKNIDKSDKDIKPVETIVSFAKTLGLETIAEFVENKVIADKLKDIKVEYGQGYYFYKPSEIKNLITDLT; via the coding sequence ATGATATCCCTTTCGTATCTTACACACTACATAGAGCCTATAATAGATAAATACAAAGAGGACATCTTAAAGGATAAAAACCTTTCAGAATTCTTTGAATCAGACCAGGAAATTGAAGATGTTGCCGATAAAATAAAACACTTTTTAGAAGAGGCTTTTAAAAAAGAGGATGAGGATGAGATAAAGGAGCTATTCTTTGCCCTCGGCTACAGTCATGCATCAAAAGATGTTCCCTTTGTAAATGTTGTTTCAGGACTGAATTATATAAAAAATGAGATATACAAAAAGATATTTGAGGATGATCAGTACAAACTCCTTGTTCCTTTTTTAAATACATTTTTTGATATCGGGATAAATTACTTTTCAAAAGGTTATCTCCACTACAATGTAGAGTCATTTATTAATGAGTATGAGATATTTGATATTTGGAGGTACAAGGATTACAAAAGATACCTTATTGAATGGGCGATAAATATTTCAAAGTATATAGATGGGAAATCAGCGAAGCTGCCTGAGCTAGATCCCGAAAAATGTGATCTGTACAAAGTGTTGAGCAGTTTTGACTTTCAGGTTAAATGTCCGGATAAAGATACCTACGAGCAGATACTGAGAGTTCATAAAGCTGTTCATAATATAGGTAGAAGTGTTGTTTACTACGTAAACTCTAAAAGATATATGGAGGCTTATTTCCTTTATAAGACCTTTCTTGCAGAAGTTTACAGGCTCCTAAACGATATAGACACGGTCAATTTTATGTTTGAGATGAACAAGGAAGATATATTCTTTAAAACAATACTTGAAAAAACCAAAAAGGAAACGCCATATATAACAATAATAAATGTCAGAAATCTAAAGATCATAAATAAATTTTATGGGACAGAAACAGGTGATAAGGTACTTCACTCAGTAACGAGAATTTTACATGAGATGCTTGATTTCTCCCAGAACATCTTTATAAAAGGTTACTCAGGTGATTTTTATATACTGCACAGGTACAGGCTTCAACATCCGTACAACTTTGGAAGATTTCTAAAGAAAAGTCTTGAAAGCATAGTCATAAAAAACAGCATAGATATAAAGTTTAAAGTATCAATAGCTATACTTGAGATAGGAGATATCCTGGACAAGAAAGAGCTCAGAAAGATACTGAACCATGCTATCCAGAAGGCAAAAGAGATACCTGACGAGGTGATATTTTTCAGTAAAAAACAGATCGAAGAACAGTTTTTCTCCGAGATACATACTGTATTTAAGAATGTAACGGTAATTGAAAAGGCTTTCAAAGAGAACAGAATTGATGTTTTCTTCCAACCTATAGTATCCCTCTCAACAGGAAAAGTAAATCACCTTGAAGCATTAGCCAGAATAAACCAGGGCGACAGATTTATACCAGCAGGTGCTTTCATAGACCTTATATACGATATGAATCTTATTCAGGAACTTGATCTTTCAGTTTTAAGAAAGGTTTACGATTACAGAAAATATATACAAAAAATAACTGACACTATCTTCATAAACGTGAGTGCAGCTTCCATATCTTCACCTGAGTTTGTGAAAGAGCTTGTTCAGAAGATAAGCAGAATGAAAAAAGAGGGTATAGAAACCATCATTGAACTCACTGAACAGTCTTTTCTTGAAAATATAGATCTTATTAAATTCCTCAGGAAAGAGCAGAACTTCATTTTTGCTGTTGATGATTTTGGAACAGGTTACTCTTCTGTAAGAACAGTATATGATCTTTCAGAGATAGATGCTATAAGATATCTAAAGATAGACGGTTCACTGATAAAGAATATTGATAAATCTGATAAAGATATAAAACCGGTTGAGACCATTGTTTCATTCGCTAAAACGCTGGGTCTTGAAACAATAGCAGAATTTGTTGAAAATAAAGTTATTGCAGATAAGCTTAAGGATATAAAGGTAGAGTACGGCCAGGGATATTACTTCTATAAACCATCTGAGATCAAAAATTTAATAACGGATCTAACTTAA
- a CDS encoding PilZ domain-containing protein translates to MEKKVKDLWEKLSDENDFFAAYQGVFADNFASLMKSNIKLKIPETALKKLGNDIYKTLFIVKKQPEKELYHLSLKMYQTKTEIKSVLSKLFMIMIKDFIDHLVEKSDDINPVKTLISLIDLYIQSIERANMDYINSLENTIEKIKKEKQEVEENEIILLLETSPDRVSIIDYFYEVPVICKSKLKSIHKNEAVFNVKHCIFKIFEPGHYVFIRIGDLSKPIKALIKDINYQHGILTLTEFSFSEIPQEKRKFVRVRVKDKILITLQKGSKTIEGFIDDISVGGIGVFTVMIDDLQVGDKLHISFILNNKDFDVMGEIKYITQLEDMYRIGIQFLDLSVKHEDIIGEFVMKRQFEILKKLREL, encoded by the coding sequence ATGGAAAAAAAAGTTAAAGATCTTTGGGAAAAGCTTTCTGATGAGAATGATTTTTTCGCAGCATATCAGGGTGTATTTGCAGACAACTTCGCAAGTCTTATGAAAAGTAACATAAAACTCAAAATACCTGAGACTGCCCTGAAAAAACTGGGTAACGATATTTACAAGACCTTATTTATCGTAAAAAAACAGCCTGAAAAAGAACTTTACCATCTCTCACTGAAAATGTATCAGACAAAGACAGAGATAAAATCTGTCCTTTCTAAGCTTTTTATGATTATGATAAAAGATTTTATTGACCATCTTGTTGAAAAAAGCGATGATATAAATCCTGTTAAAACACTTATATCTCTTATTGATCTGTACATACAGAGTATTGAAAGGGCAAATATGGATTATATCAACTCTCTTGAAAATACAATTGAAAAAATAAAAAAGGAAAAACAGGAGGTTGAGGAGAACGAAATTATTCTATTATTAGAGACCTCACCGGATAGAGTGTCTATAATAGATTACTTTTATGAGGTTCCTGTTATATGCAAAAGTAAGTTAAAATCCATCCACAAAAATGAGGCTGTTTTTAATGTAAAACACTGTATATTTAAGATATTTGAACCTGGACATTACGTTTTTATAAGGATAGGGGATCTATCAAAACCTATAAAAGCCCTCATAAAAGATATAAACTACCAGCATGGGATTCTAACACTTACTGAGTTTTCCTTCTCTGAGATCCCACAGGAAAAAAGAAAATTTGTCAGAGTAAGGGTCAAGGACAAAATACTTATAACATTACAGAAAGGCAGTAAAACGATAGAAGGTTTTATTGATGATATATCCGTTGGTGGGATAGGCGTTTTTACCGTTATGATAGATGATCTTCAGGTAGGAGATAAGCTTCATATATCTTTCATACTGAACAATAAAGATTTTGATGTTATGGGGGAGATAAAATATATAACACAGTTAGAAGATATGTACAGGATAGGAATACAGTTTCTTGACCTTTCTGTAAAACATGAGGATATAATCGGTGAGTTTGTTATGAAAAGACAGTTTGAGATCCTGAAAAAATTAAGAGAATTATGA
- a CDS encoding SagB/ThcOx family dehydrogenase yields MKKIKLPEVSISGRMPLEKALLKRRSHRSFRRSPLSFQDVSQLLWAGQGITGNDGFRTSPSAGALYPIELYLVAGDVEEINSGVYRYDPYSHSIISILEKDVRNLLYESALYQEYILNAPISIVITAEFERTTVKYGSRGVRYVYMEAGHVSQNIYLQATSLGLGTVSIGAFYDEVVKKVLNTAYEPIYIMPVGRIMRI; encoded by the coding sequence ATGAAAAAGATTAAGTTACCAGAGGTTTCAATATCGGGAAGGATGCCTTTAGAAAAGGCATTACTGAAAAGAAGATCACACAGATCTTTCAGAAGGTCTCCTCTATCTTTTCAGGATGTTTCACAACTTCTCTGGGCTGGTCAGGGAATTACAGGAAATGATGGTTTTAGAACTTCTCCCTCTGCAGGTGCTTTATACCCCATTGAACTTTACCTTGTTGCTGGGGATGTTGAAGAAATTAACTCCGGAGTTTACAGATATGATCCATACTCACACAGCATAATTTCGATTCTGGAAAAAGATGTTAGAAACCTTCTGTACGAATCGGCTCTCTATCAGGAGTATATTCTGAATGCACCAATCAGTATTGTTATAACCGCTGAATTTGAGAGAACTACAGTTAAATACGGAAGTAGAGGTGTAAGATATGTTTATATGGAAGCCGGACATGTTTCACAGAATATTTACCTTCAGGCAACATCATTAGGTTTGGGAACAGTATCCATTGGAGCTTTTTATGATGAGGTTGTTAAAAAAGTACTGAACACAGCTTATGAACCTATCTATATAATGCCTGTTGGTAGAATAATGCGTATTTAG
- a CDS encoding ubiquinone/menaquinone biosynthesis methyltransferase, whose protein sequence is MGDRKEISQLFNRISDRYEIVNHILSFGLDILWRRKACKKVYELNGNEKVNIFLDVATGTGEIIKHCRNSLTERFVGLDPAIRMLEFAKNTTKNAFFINAAAEEIPLKDNSTDIIFVAFGVRNMEDRKKAFSEFHRVLKDGKYLVILEFIHREDGGFLYRLSHFYIQKILPYIGGMITGDFKAYRYLADSIDHFITAGMLKEEIEGFGFKIEYIENLFPTVSIIIGRNEKD, encoded by the coding sequence ATGGGGGATAGAAAAGAGATATCTCAGCTTTTTAACAGAATATCGGACAGATACGAGATCGTTAATCATATCCTCAGTTTTGGCCTTGATATACTGTGGAGGAGAAAGGCCTGTAAAAAGGTTTATGAACTCAATGGAAATGAGAAAGTAAATATATTCTTAGATGTTGCCACCGGAACAGGTGAGATCATAAAACACTGCAGGAACTCTTTAACAGAAAGATTTGTAGGTCTTGATCCTGCAATAAGAATGCTTGAGTTTGCAAAAAATACAACAAAAAATGCATTTTTTATAAATGCAGCAGCAGAGGAAATACCGCTTAAAGATAACAGTACAGATATAATTTTCGTTGCCTTCGGTGTAAGGAATATGGAAGACAGAAAAAAGGCATTTTCTGAGTTCCACAGGGTTCTGAAAGATGGGAAGTATCTTGTTATCCTGGAGTTTATACACAGGGAAGATGGAGGATTTCTTTACAGACTTTCACATTTTTATATACAGAAAATTCTTCCCTACATAGGTGGGATGATAACAGGTGATTTTAAAGCTTACAGATATCTCGCGGACTCTATAGACCATTTTATTACAGCTGGTATGTTAAAGGAAGAGATTGAAGGTTTTGGATTTAAGATTGAGTATATAGAAAACCTATTCCCGACAGTAAGTATTATTATAGGAAGAAATGAAAAAGATTAA
- a CDS encoding polysaccharide biosynthesis protein: MFINWNWDMIRKKRKDSFEKFRNFFIFDIETVKDEGMFEKVADEKERKIDQEGDFLPVPFHRIVSIGTMIIKDKRIISFETISTTDEMEALRFFWIKYRESFDFIQDRDPNDGKVKNHISVFPVLISINGKGFDIPTIMVRTLRYIPDFEEGLRKFVSIHLDRFDTWEKEFPKYTHRYTKFHIDIPEDIFGKKISLKNLCYLCGIPVKQEGDGKEVSQMFNNGDLKKIGAYCSEDVLATAKLFSYVNQHLLYGTYLFPEFENFDGIQPVIHIGSYD; this comes from the coding sequence ATGTTCATCAACTGGAACTGGGATATGATAAGGAAGAAGAGGAAAGACAGTTTTGAGAAGTTCAGAAATTTTTTTATTTTTGATATTGAAACTGTGAAAGATGAGGGGATGTTTGAAAAGGTAGCTGATGAGAAAGAGAGAAAGATTGATCAGGAAGGTGATTTTCTTCCTGTTCCATTTCACAGGATAGTCTCAATCGGAACTATGATAATAAAAGATAAAAGGATAATTAGCTTTGAGACGATATCAACAACTGATGAGATGGAAGCCTTAAGATTTTTCTGGATAAAGTACAGAGAATCTTTTGATTTTATACAGGATAGAGATCCAAACGATGGAAAGGTAAAAAATCATATATCAGTTTTCCCTGTTCTTATATCAATCAATGGGAAAGGTTTTGATATTCCAACAATTATGGTAAGGACATTAAGGTATATTCCTGATTTTGAAGAGGGTCTCAGAAAGTTTGTAAGCATCCATCTTGACAGGTTTGATACATGGGAAAAGGAGTTTCCAAAATATACACACAGATACACAAAGTTTCATATAGATATCCCAGAGGATATATTTGGGAAAAAGATATCATTGAAAAATCTTTGCTATCTCTGTGGTATCCCTGTTAAACAGGAAGGCGACGGTAAAGAAGTTTCCCAGATGTTTAATAACGGTGACCTGAAAAAGATAGGTGCATACTGTTCAGAAGATGTGCTTGCCACAGCAAAACTTTTTTCCTACGTAAACCAGCATCTACTTTACGGTACATACCTCTTTCCAGAGTTTGAGAACTTTGATGGGATTCAGCCTGTTATACATATTGGAAGTTATGATTGA
- a CDS encoding HypC/HybG/HupF family hydrogenase formation chaperone: MCLSIPSKIVEILPDNYAVVDTMGVKRKVSLDLMPEPVEVGDYVLIHVGYAMTKMSEEDALESLKVYEEIIQKLEEEESQP; encoded by the coding sequence GTGTGTCTCTCAATACCTTCTAAGATAGTTGAGATACTGCCTGATAACTATGCTGTTGTGGATACAATGGGTGTAAAAAGAAAGGTCTCACTTGATCTTATGCCTGAACCCGTTGAGGTGGGAGATTATGTTCTTATCCATGTTGGATACGCGATGACAAAGATGAGTGAAGAGGATGCCCTTGAAAGTCTGAAAGTTTACGAGGAGATAATACAGAAACTTGAGGAGGAAGAGAGCCAGCCATAA
- a CDS encoding PIN domain-containing protein — translation MRKISTQEEDMNKRFFIDSNIFIEALKKNPDYQAKELISYIYTDIFNDYYINDIVFSEVYYHLIIKGKLTARKKENDLWKLISSILFLNSNFQIIEEARNLIKNKKLKTNDALILSTVKNYQIPYLISLDNDFSDCIKNENIKIISKPEELKTLVKEM, via the coding sequence ATGAGGAAGATATCTACTCAAGAGGAAGATATGAATAAAAGGTTCTTTATAGATAGTAATATCTTCATAGAAGCTTTGAAGAAAAATCCAGATTATCAGGCAAAAGAATTAATAAGCTATATATACACGGACATATTTAACGATTATTATATAAATGACATTGTTTTCAGTGAAGTTTATTATCATCTGATAATTAAAGGCAAGCTAACAGCAAGGAAAAAAGAGAACGACTTGTGGAAACTCATTAGCAGTATATTATTTTTAAACTCAAATTTTCAAATTATTGAAGAGGCAAGAAATTTAATAAAGAACAAAAAGTTAAAAACAAACGATGCACTAATACTGTCCACTGTAAAAAATTACCAAATTCCCTATTTAATATCTCTAGATAATGATTTTTCAGACTGTATAAAAAATGAAAACATAAAGATTATAAGTAAGCCAGAAGAACTAAAAACGTTAGTAAAGGAAATGTAA
- the hypD gene encoding hydrogenase formation protein HypD — protein sequence MQKVDYLKDFRDPKRIKALAKLIQKEVRRPVNVMEVCGGHTHTIMKYGLNQILPPEIQFVHGPGCPVCIMPKERIDHAVALVQDEKNIVATLGDMIRVPGSKSSLQKERAKGKKVRMLYAPFDILKISKENPDKNVIYFAIGFETTTPMTAALIERVLQEKIKNIYFHINHVLVPPPIKAIMDSGEAKIDAFIGPAHVSVITGAKIYQEIVDLYRTPVVIAGFEPVDIMESVLWIVRQFNDGRVQVENQYRRAVTWEGNIKAQEMIYRYMEPRETFRWRGIGDIPYSALKLKDKYSFLDAEKVFGDILPDQPIDDHKLCICGDILKGIAKPYDCRVFGKSCTPQNPLGSCMVSSEGACSAYYRYGKLQLK from the coding sequence ATGCAAAAAGTGGACTACCTGAAGGACTTTAGAGATCCAAAGAGAATAAAAGCTCTTGCAAAACTGATACAAAAAGAGGTAAGAAGACCAGTTAATGTTATGGAAGTGTGTGGTGGACATACCCACACAATAATGAAATACGGACTAAACCAGATACTTCCCCCAGAGATACAGTTTGTCCACGGTCCTGGCTGTCCTGTATGTATAATGCCAAAGGAAAGGATTGATCATGCTGTTGCACTTGTTCAGGATGAGAAAAATATAGTTGCAACACTTGGTGATATGATAAGAGTTCCGGGGTCTAAAAGTTCACTCCAGAAAGAAAGGGCTAAAGGGAAAAAAGTGAGAATGCTTTACGCTCCATTTGATATTCTTAAGATATCGAAGGAGAACCCTGATAAAAATGTTATATACTTTGCGATAGGTTTTGAGACAACAACACCCATGACAGCTGCCTTAATAGAGAGGGTTCTCCAGGAGAAGATAAAAAATATATACTTCCATATAAACCATGTACTTGTTCCACCACCTATAAAGGCGATTATGGATAGTGGTGAGGCAAAAATAGACGCATTTATAGGTCCCGCCCATGTTTCTGTTATAACAGGGGCAAAGATATACCAGGAGATAGTTGATCTTTACAGAACACCTGTTGTTATTGCAGGTTTTGAGCCTGTTGATATTATGGAAAGTGTTCTCTGGATCGTAAGACAGTTTAATGATGGCAGGGTTCAGGTTGAAAATCAGTACAGAAGAGCTGTTACATGGGAGGGAAATATTAAAGCTCAGGAGATGATATACAGATATATGGAACCAAGAGAGACATTCAGATGGAGAGGAATAGGAGATATACCGTATTCGGCACTTAAACTTAAGGATAAGTACTCATTTCTGGATGCCGAAAAGGTATTTGGGGATATTTTACCTGATCAGCCCATAGACGATCACAAACTGTGTATATGCGGTGATATCTTAAAGGGGATTGCAAAACCTTACGACTGCAGGGTTTTTGGAAAATCCTGTACACCACAAAACCCTCTCGGTTCATGTATGGTATCTTCTGAGGGAGCCTGTTCCGCATATTACAGATACGGTAAACTCCAGCTTAAGTAG